TTGCCCGCTTGAACCAGCAATTTGGCTTTATCAATTTCTACAATAATTTGGTCAAATAAAGCGGTAGAGGCTGGCACTTTTTCAGTGGTATTCGGCGCCAATTTATACTGTTTTGAATGAGTCGCAGCAGCACGCATATTATCTAAAGCTGTGGTTGCCGCCTGTGGCGTTGCAGCTTGGTTAAACGCTTTATAATTCTTGCCCAGCGTTTTCATGTCATCTTCTAAACCCGCAGCCATTGCCGTATGGCTAAATGCAAACGCGGATAACATCACAACGGTGGCTAAAGTTTTTTTAATCATTAGGATATCCTATCAAAAACTGTGGCTATGCTTAATTTCTTGACGCAAAACATCGTGCTTTGACTTCAAAGCATCAATGGCAATTGCTGATTTAGCATACATAAAAAATGCAACGAAATCGTTGCATTTTGATAAAAAAGATCGCGTTTAGACTTTATAGGCGACGGCGTAAAGCATCGGCAATCGACTCAACCAACTGCTGCGAAATCTCTTGTTTTGATGCCTTTTCCAACTCACGCTTTTTCATGTGATAAGACTGGGCAAAGAACACGGTCATGGCATTTTCATCTGAGGCAAAACCGATATCTGGGCGTGACACATCATTACAGGCAATCATGTCCAGTTTTTTCGCCACCAGTTTACCAGCAGCGTATTCTTCGACATTTTGCGTTTCAGCAGCAAAGCCAACCATGAATGGACGTTGTTCCTGCTGTGCAATGGTCGCTACGATATCTGGATTTTTGACCAAAGCCACCGCGAGCTCATTACCTGCTTTTTTAATCTTATGCTCAGCCACTTGTGCCACACGATAATCCGCCACAGCTGCCGTTGCAATAAAGATGTCACAGCCATCTTTCAGTTGATTCATACTGACATCAAGCATCTGCATTGCAGAACTGACATTAATACGTTGCACACCATTCGGCGTATCCAAGCTAACAGGGCCAGCCACCAAGGTGACTTTTGCCCCTGCGGCATAACATGCAGCGGCCAAGGCAAAGCCCATTTTACCCGTGCTGTGGTTTGAAATATAACGGACTGGATCAATTGCTTCACGGGTCGGGCCCGCAGTAATGGTGACACGTTTTCCAGCCAACAGACCAAATTTTTCAGCTAATGCACGTTGTGCTTTATGGAAATAGGCTGCAACTTGGCGAGCCAAATCTTCAGGCTCAGGCATACGGCCTAAACCGACATCACCGCAGGCTTGCTCGCCTGCATCGGGCATGATCACATGAACACCATCTTCGACTAACGTTTGCAGATTGCGCTGTGTAGCTTTTGCTGCCCACATTTGCTGATTCATGGCCGGTGCAACCCAAACAGGTGCTTTGGTTGCCAAATATAAAGTGCTGAGCAGATCATCCGCCAAGCCATTGGCAAATTTTGCAATGCTGTCACAGCTGGCAGGTGCCACCAGAACCAAATCAGCCCAACGCGCCAATTCGATATGTCCCATGCCTGCTTCGGCTTCAGGATCAAGCAATTCGGTATGCACAGGATTGCCTGAAAGTGCTTGAAAAGTAAGTGGGGTAATAAATGCTTGTGCGCCATGAGTCATGACCACACGGACATCAAAACCGAAATCTTTTAAACGGCGTACCAAGATGGCACTTTTATAGGCAGCAATACCACCTGTAACCGCTAATATAATGTTTTTATGGGGAATAACACTTAGATCGAAGCTCACAAACAGGATACCTTACTGTTGCAGTGGCGCTCACAATAGCATTAAATAAGTGGATACCCAAGTAGCACCCTCAACATTTCAGCACTGACGATAATCGAAAATCGTGTTGACATGACGTAATATAAAAGGAAAAGACGCGCAATTATTTTTGCCTGTTAAAAAAATAATCACAATAAAATCAAAAGGAAATTAACGATTGAATCAATCTATTAAAACTTGGCCCGAGCAAGAGCGTCCAAGAGAACGTCTTTTATCCCAAGGACCGCAAAGCTTATCCGATGCGGAACTGTTGGCGATTTTTCTGCGTTCAGGCTCAAAACAGCACTCTGCGGTGGAATTGGCGCGTATTTTGATTCAACATTTTGGCGGACTTAATTTGATATTTGATGCCAATTTTGAAGATTTATCACAATTTAATGGTATTGCTTCAACCAAATATGCGCAGCTGATGGCGGTAAAGGAACTTGGGCGGCGTTATCTGAATAATCATTTCCAGCAACAACGACTTTGTCTGGATACGTCAACTCTGGTGCTCGACTATTTACGCTATGAACTGCAAGGTGAAAAACAGGAGGTTTTTGCAGTACTGTGTTTGGATGCCGAACTCAGAAAATTGCATTTTAAAAAGCTGTTCTTTGGCTCCCATCATTCCTGCGCTGTTTCACTGAATCAAACCCTACGCTATGCCCTGCAACAACAGGCCTGTCAAATCGTGGTGGCACACAATCATCCCTATGGCACTGCCCAACCCTCAACTGAAGATATTTATCTAACCCAACAGCTCAAACAAGCCTGTAAACTGCTAGAAATTCACTTGATCGATCATTTTATTATTTCGCCAGAAGGCTATTTTTCATTTTCTGAACAACAACTACTCAACCCTATTAAAACCAAGCAATCTCGCCTTGACAAAGCTTAAATCAAACAGGAATATCAAGACATAAAATTAATGATTCAAATAACATGATTGTCCGTGACCAGCCGAGTATTTTTAAAGTTTTATTCTCATGGCGAGGAACGATTTTACCCAAAATTTTGCCCTCTCTCGGTTTCGTGATGCTGATCTCTGCCATCATTGGCGGGGTCGAGTATGTCAATCTATATCGTTTCCCGGAAATTCCATTAGTCGGCTTCACGTTGATTGGTGTGGTGCTGTCCATTTTCTTGGGATTTAAGAACACCGCTTGTTATGACCGCTGGTGGGAAGCGCGTAAACTCTGGGGCGTGTTGATTGCCACGGCGCGCCATTTTGACCGTGATTGCCGCGTCCTGACCCAGGCACGTCGTGAACGTATCATTCAAAACGTGATTGTGTTTGCCAATGTGCTGCGTGATCGTCTGCGTCATCAAACCGCTAATCCAACCGAGCTGACCGAAACCAGTGGTCTGAGCCAACAAGCACTGACCCAACTTTATCAGCAGCATAATGCACCGCAGTACACCTTGAGCCTAATTCAATGGGAACTGTTACAAGCCATGAAAGAAGGCGAAATCTCGGATATTATCTATACCCAGATGAACCGCCATGTGGCCGCGTTAAGTGAAATGCAAACGGGTTGTGACCGGATAGCGAATACCCCAATTCCATTCGCCTATTCGGTTTTACTGAATCGTACCGTGTATTTCTTCTGCTTTATGCTGCCATTCAGTCTTGGCTCGTTATTGGGCTTGGTGACACCGCTATTGGTCGGTATTTTAGCCTATACCTTTTTAGGTCTGGATGCTTTAAGCACTGAAATAGAAGAACCTTTTGGCACACAAAGCAATGACTTACCGCTGGATGCGATGGTACGTTCGATTGAAATTGAATTACTTGGAACTTTAGGTCGACCAACCCCACCGCCGATTCAGGCGCATGACCATAACCTACTCTAATGACAATGCCCTCCAATGAGGGCATTTTTATGTGACTTAACATCAGTTAAATAAATTGGGACGGGACGATAGACTTAAAGCGTTCGGTAAACTGTCCATTCCAATAGGGATAATAAGGATAAGGCGGATAGACCGCACTGACCTGATTTAAACGTTCGATCTGTTCAATCGACAACTGGATATCTTTGGCAACAAGGTTATCTTGCAGTTGAGTTTGATTACGCGCACCAATCAATACACTGGATACCGTTGGGCGCTGTAATAACCAATTTAAGGCAATTTGCGGAATCGTATAGCCAGTTTCTGCTGCAATCTGTTTTAACACCTCAATCACAGCATAGAGATGCGCTTCATTCACTGGCGGCGCAAATTGCGCGGTATCATGTAAGCGACTCTGTGCTGGAATCGGATTCTCCCGATCAAATTTCCCCGTCAATCTGCCCCAGCCTAGAGGACTCCATACCACCGCACCAATCTGCTGGTCATCATTTAAGGGCATCAGCTCCCATTCATAATCACGACCGATCAATGAGTAATAGACCTGATTCACCACAAACTTTTCATAGCCATATTGTTCAGCAATGGCTTGGGCTTTCATCAGTTGCCAGCCTGCAAAATTTGAAGCGCCGATATAACGGACTTTACCACTACGCACTAACTCATCTAAAGTTTTCATTAACTGAGGTAATGCGGTGAAGCTATCGAACTGATGTAGCTGTAATACATCAATATAATCCGTTCCCAATCGAGTTAATGACTGTTCAACTGCGGACAATAGATAATGCCGACTAAATCCCGCATCATTTAGATGTTCTGAACTACGAATACCGA
This genomic stretch from Acinetobacter sp. C32I harbors:
- a CDS encoding cytochrome b562, producing the protein MIKKTLATVVMLSAFAFSHTAMAAGLEDDMKTLGKNYKAFNQAATPQAATTALDNMRAAATHSKQYKLAPNTTEKVPASTALFDQIIVEIDKAKLLVQAGKLDDAKKQGKKIAELRDQGHKYYTH
- the coaBC gene encoding bifunctional phosphopantothenoylcysteine decarboxylase/phosphopantothenate--cysteine ligase CoaBC, with translation MSFDLSVIPHKNIILAVTGGIAAYKSAILVRRLKDFGFDVRVVMTHGAQAFITPLTFQALSGNPVHTELLDPEAEAGMGHIELARWADLVLVAPASCDSIAKFANGLADDLLSTLYLATKAPVWVAPAMNQQMWAAKATQRNLQTLVEDGVHVIMPDAGEQACGDVGLGRMPEPEDLARQVAAYFHKAQRALAEKFGLLAGKRVTITAGPTREAIDPVRYISNHSTGKMGFALAAACYAAGAKVTLVAGPVSLDTPNGVQRINVSSAMQMLDVSMNQLKDGCDIFIATAAVADYRVAQVAEHKIKKAGNELAVALVKNPDIVATIAQQEQRPFMVGFAAETQNVEEYAAGKLVAKKLDMIACNDVSRPDIGFASDENAMTVFFAQSYHMKKRELEKASKQEISQQLVESIADALRRRL
- the radC gene encoding DNA repair protein RadC, producing the protein MNQSIKTWPEQERPRERLLSQGPQSLSDAELLAIFLRSGSKQHSAVELARILIQHFGGLNLIFDANFEDLSQFNGIASTKYAQLMAVKELGRRYLNNHFQQQRLCLDTSTLVLDYLRYELQGEKQEVFAVLCLDAELRKLHFKKLFFGSHHSCAVSLNQTLRYALQQQACQIVVAHNHPYGTAQPSTEDIYLTQQLKQACKLLEIHLIDHFIISPEGYFSFSEQQLLNPIKTKQSRLDKA
- a CDS encoding bestrophin family protein, whose product is MIVRDQPSIFKVLFSWRGTILPKILPSLGFVMLISAIIGGVEYVNLYRFPEIPLVGFTLIGVVLSIFLGFKNTACYDRWWEARKLWGVLIATARHFDRDCRVLTQARRERIIQNVIVFANVLRDRLRHQTANPTELTETSGLSQQALTQLYQQHNAPQYTLSLIQWELLQAMKEGEISDIIYTQMNRHVAALSEMQTGCDRIANTPIPFAYSVLLNRTVYFFCFMLPFSLGSLLGLVTPLLVGILAYTFLGLDALSTEIEEPFGTQSNDLPLDAMVRSIEIELLGTLGRPTPPPIQAHDHNLL
- a CDS encoding aldo/keto reductase — encoded protein: MKYHFLGNSGLKVSELGFGAGTLGGQGQIFAAWGQASQTEANQMIRAALDAGINYFDTADVYSDGESERMLGKALASERQHTIISTKIGIRSSEHLNDAGFSRHYLLSAVEQSLTRLGTDYIDVLQLHQFDSFTALPQLMKTLDELVRSGKVRYIGASNFAGWQLMKAQAIAEQYGYEKFVVNQVYYSLIGRDYEWELMPLNDDQQIGAVVWSPLGWGRLTGKFDRENPIPAQSRLHDTAQFAPPVNEAHLYAVIEVLKQIAAETGYTIPQIALNWLLQRPTVSSVLIGARNQTQLQDNLVAKDIQLSIEQIERLNQVSAVYPPYPYYPYWNGQFTERFKSIVPSQFI